ATCGTCTGGTCGAATTGCGCACTGGGACTCTCAAAACGTCAAGAAAGCATTCCAATGGGGTCTCTTCTTTGAGCAggtcaaattttcactactttTTCCCAATTTTATTTCGTTTAAGCGATAAGGGTATCTCTGAATTCCATTGTCCGTTCATTTGGGTACTGAAAGATGAGATCTTGTTTCGGTGTTATTATCAGGTTTTCGGAAGTTTTAGCTGCTCAGATGATTATGCGAGTTCTGTGGAGGAACTTGATGCAGCTCTATCTGAAATGACATCAGCTGCCTCTTTCCCTAAGGTTTgttttgtaaatttgtaaaaatttttGTTTTGACACCTTAAATTTTTTCAGTGAACTTGTTTGTTAAGTCATAGTTATATGCGATAAACCAGGGTCTTGCTCATCTGTCGTCTGATACTCTTGCTAAGGCACGGCGCTTTGTATTAGAACATCTCATTCATACATTGCCTTTGAGGGATGTACATCTACGAGCTTTGCTGACGGCAACCGTGGAGTTGGATCTCGAGGAGCTATCGGAAACTGAGCATGACTTTCTGAATGCGTACTTCAACAAATTGAAATCGCAGAACACATTGCTTGATCAAAGAATTGCACCAGCTACAACGACTGAAAATTGTGGCAGTGATGGTTTCACAAGGTACGTGGTCCAAGAGCTCTTGAGGAGGTGGTCTGCTGCGTCTTTCATAACATCGGTTGAAGCAGGCTTAGATGTTCTTTCTCAAAGTGTCAGACATAGCAATTGGAGCGAGTTTGATGATAACTTGCTTAAGGAACAACTAAAGCATGAAAATGCTCCAGAGTAAGTGGGATATGTGTGTGCACAAACTTGTATTTTGTGGAAGAGTTAGTAATGTGTGTGAGTGAAGTGAATTGTTCCCTTTGTGTACCGTATGGTGTGAGGAGTTATGGTAGAGTCGTATGTCTGGTTTAAGGAGTAAGTGGCTAGTTTCTTGGTAAAGGTAGTGTGTCTGCCATAAATTTGTTTTCTAAGATGCAATTAGTTGAGTTacgtttttttcttttatatttttagaaaagtttgcacccaaaatcaaaatttactGTTGGATGTCTCAATGCTGGGGCCTGAACTTAATATCTTGTGGCTCCTTATTCAGGATTGTAGAGTGGTTGCTTGGTTCCATGACATGGAACCGCTGGAAATCAAAGAATCTCTCTTATTTTCTTGATAAGAGAACTATTCGGTTGGTGTCAGGTGCCAGTATGATATTTTCAGCCCCTAAGATTCAGTGGGTACAAATTTTTGAACGGTTGAATTTGAATATTTCAGCAGGAAGCAGTGATGATGGTCTGTGCGAGACAATTGTAAGTAAGTTCAATTCAAGAAAGAAATTACAAACTTAGACTGAATTCTTAATTGTACTTTGATAAATCCCTTGAATGATTGATTCTCTCCGACAATAAATATTCCTTATTTTCAAGGTTGCCTGGTTATGTGCCCTAGGCTTGTATATAATTAACATCTCCCCTGCATGTGCACAGATGCATACTATGCAGTTCTTTCATAAGAGAGTTTCAGGTGCCTAATAATATAGTCAATTTCTATCCTAGGAATAAATTGTACTCTAGTTTCTTATCCTAGAAATTTTTGTCCCTTGCACGTCCTACAAGATGATGTCAAACTATGAAACTGGATATTTTAACTGACTTTACTCACAATAATAACTGAATGCTTTTCCTCTCTTGAAACAGGAGCTCTTGTTACTAGGGTGTGTTACAAGCAGATGGACTTCTTTAATTGAATATTTGATGTCAATTTCTCATGACTACAAAAATATTTTAGAGCAATATAatgaagtatgcaacttactaCATGGAAGATCTACAGATCTTAAATCTAAGCAGGAAGCAACGTGTACAAAGGTACAATATTAAATACATACaagtatatgtatgtgtgtgtgtgtggtgtacACTTGTACATGTAAAATTTGCTATGCATGACATTATTAATTACTTTCTTTTCGTGTCCTTTTTGCCCTGCGTGCCTGAGTGTCTGCTATTCTGCAGCTTTGGGATTTCTCTGTTCTTCATTGCTGGTTCATGTTTTGTCTTCCTTGCATTTCTAATAATGCGTTTTTTATATGTGTGAAACTAGGGAAGTGATATTCTCGAGTATTTGAGTGGATTTCTGGGAAATCAGATGCATCAGTTGTGGAAAGTATCCCCAGTTCTTGCAGCCGTTGCAATTCCTTCCTGGTATATTCTTATACATTCTCTGAAATGCTTGAATGTGCCGTGGACTTTGAATTAATTTTGGAATATGAACTGAACTGGGTCATAGGTTTTGAATGGTTTTAATTTCCCCCCCTTACATTTGTTTAGTTTAAGcgcctttttaattttattttttattgaaatagtTTTAATAAGTACCTATGCATTAATAAGAATGACTGATGGTGATATCTTATATGACATCATAAACTAGTTTAGTTTTATGGAATTTTTATCACTTGTTTTCAAGTGTGTGTTTTGTAATTGAAGCATGCAATTCTTTTTACTGCAGGTCACCGTTGTTTAGATTTTACTTGAGCGAAATTCAGATTCAGTTTCAAGGAGATTTTTCGACAATGAGGTTTTTCTATTTTAACTCTTCCTACTGATAATATTTGCCCAGATGTATGATTGTCGCGAGAAAATAATTCTGTTACAGTCAGAAATTCACACACACTTTGTTTTGCAGATGCTGCAACTGTGCTAATGATAAGAAGGAGCACAATGACTGTAAgtatattaaattaattgaaCAGTCGTCCCCTCCCCTTTTCTCTTAAAATAATGCTTACAAGGAAGTTCTAGAATTAACTCGTAACTTAATTCCAGGTGAACTTGCCGAGAGAATTTGGTGCCTTTACATTTTTCATGTCAATTGCTCTCATGTAGCCTGAAGTCGCCGATGGAGCATGAACCGTTTTGAAATATTTGCTAGTCATCTGTAAGCATACTTATCCTCCATGCAAATCTGAATAATTTCTACTCCATTAGTCATTTATTGCTCGTTATATGAAGTGTTAGACAGATTAATTTATGTAGGCTTAAATTTATGGAACTAAATATATAAGTCGAAATCTAATAAATCGTTTGAAGTTGGAACGAAAGAAAGTTTGAAAGGagcattttcttttttggtttgggGAACTTATGATTATTCTAAATGCAGTAGTGTAACTATGTAAGTGTTATATTTTGCTCAGATATATGCTTTGTATGTAAGCACAATTTtgcttaattattatttttaatcgtATTGGTATCGAAGATCTACACGACACAATTTTTGGTGACCTTTGAGGGGCCTTTTGTgaccaaccatgtgatgaaaacACTATATGAAGTTCACAGAAAATGATTAACAAGTTTACTCTATTGTTCTTGTAGGTATGATATGGCCGGTGTGAAACTTTGTGCACAAGAGTCGATCTCATTCCACTTATATGCTTCCAGGAACTTCTCCATCAAGCTTCCTTTGAAtcagaaggaaaaaaacaaCAGACAAGGGAAATCAACTTTTTTCAAAAAGTGCTTTTCTCCCTTGACTGACATTACATCACTTGAGGCAAGTCATCAATTCCTTCTCAAATCTGGGTCCTATAGGACCTGGaatagtataaaaaaaaaattatttgatggTTGATTGTAACGTTTATCCGCTCCGACCAATGAGAATGCGACATGTTGTTGCTGATGCCTGTAGTGGGAATTGTTACTTGAAAGCTTCATCTGTGGTTTTACCTGTTTCTAGTTACACCATCATTCTTGCTGCTTctttttgcttccacccatctCTCTATAAAATGGCACACGGTCAAGGTGGAGGAGGAACTAAAAACATGAAAGTTTCTTGCATCTCTGTCTGTTGGAAACTCCAGTGTTCGAAGCCATTGAAGAGAATCGCAAGCGCTGGGTCTGAGGTCAAGCTTGTTGGCAATCAAAGCAGTGCATCATCAGTGGGTTATTGCCGCGGTTCATATCTTTTAAGGCAGTTGTTTTGGAAGCTGAAGTCACAATGGAAACAAGGTTTGGGATGGCAAAAGAGCTACAACCGGTACAGCTATGATCTTCAGAGCTACTCTCTCAACTTCGACGACGGGTTTGATGGCCATCGCTCATAGTTTCCGTCCACTCGGAGTAAATTTTACAGAAACCATTAGGGTATATGGACACTTTTTTCCTCTAAGATATGTAGATATATTTTCGATTTACTCGATTCTATATATTCATGCAACTTAGATTTACCATGAGAGTTAGCAAATAAGAGCATGAacattttgtttcattttcgaTCTATTTTGCTTCTCTTCAGCGAGATGAATGTTGGAGAAATAATTTCCGCATACTATAAAAATTGCGATTTCTTATCATTTTATGAGTGGAGCAAATATTATTATTCTTGCAATCTTTATACTTTTGATTGTCAAAAAGATAAAGTGAATTCCACAGATAAGGTTTGGGGTCCACTGTTCATTGCCATGTTCGTTTTGTATTCAATTCCAAGATCACTGCCATTAACAAACTCGACCTAATTTTTGTTTCCATTTGGAAAGAAAAGTGACCTAAAATTTTGAGGATCGTTATGTGTTTATCCACATTTTGTTTTGCTTAACTTCTTTCTACCAAAACTTCATGGTTTAGCATCCGTTGATTTTTATAGATGTCGAGTAACTAAGGGTGAGTCTTTAGCATCCGATCAGAATCTCAATTCGACTTGGGGAGAAACCTTATCCTATCACTGGGATAAGTTACCTCACGTAATAAGTGAAACACTCAGATAAAGATATATCACCGATTACACTTAAAATTTTTCCAAACTTAGAACAATGATAAGATAGAAGAACCTTTACAAGGCTGACTCACAGAGGCCCTTGGAGGAGATGTCACTCTCTACTTAGCAGCAGCTGCTGCACATTGGAGGGTGATGGCAAAGATGCTTGGATTTTTTATGTCGATGACACACTTTTCTCCACCATTTCTTACTTCAAGAAACACGGTTTCGGGCAAGTCACATTTTAAGAACCGTTCGTGAGATTTGAACTCTGGGAACTCTTTTAACGAGGTGGAGATTGGATGTCACTGATGTACTTTTGTTTTCGGAAAATTCAAACTAGGCGAGAGAAGCTGAATGGGACTTGTTTGGAGGCATGGTTGAGAGAAGGCAAGGCACCAGCTCTTGAGCACACACTGAAGCTCTTCCATGAGATCAAAGATAGTGGGATCAAGATCTTTTTAATCTCTTCAAGAAGGGAAAAATTTAGGGTTGGATACCATTGATGGACCGGTCTCATATTGAGGTATGGAATATCATCAAGGTTTcaaattcatatttttcataGTTATTTTATTCTTAAAGAGAACAAAAGGATGAATCAATCAACGTTTCTATAAGAAGCAATTCTGCTCATAAGCGTTTGTGTTACAAGTGATTTTGATATAAACATGTACAAGGTGTAAAATGCTTCATGAAGAAGCACATAGCAAATGCTTAAGTAGAAATTAAATGCTTCAACGACCTAAAAGTACTTTTAATTTTCTTcgccaaacaaaattaaaagcaGTTTTAGGACTTTCAGAAGCAGTATCTCGCTTGATACGAGAGATCTGATTTCAATTTTCATACACCTGTGTGCAATGCAGGGTCTTGAAGATGAGTTCAAGGAAGTGCAAAAACACAAGTCCATAGGCTGATTAATGAAAGTTACCGCATATGGGGGGGCATCATTGGAGACCGGTGGAGCAGTTTTGAGGGACTTCCCATGGCAAAAAGGACATTCAAATTACCCAACTCCATGTACTATATCTAGCATGAGAAATTTCAGTGCATGCACTGCTGTGAAAATTCTATAATACACCAGTGTATGAATGCAACGGTGCAGTTGATGATACACCGGTGTATGAATGCAACGAAGATGACTGAATTTGTGTTCTTTAATCTAAACATTCCAATCTAGCTGTTCATAAAAACGGTGCATCTCATACACTGGTGTACTGTAAAAACAGACtcattgtttttcctttttatgtGTACTTTTGAagtggccaaagcatatgatgCTGTGTTGTTGTATTGCGAAGTTGTAAGTTTCAGTGCTTTCTATTCCTCTGCATAAAAGACCAGTGATTTCACTGAATACTGCCACCTTCTACAAGTTAGTTTTTTCGAAACTTGTAGTTCGAGTAGTTGAAAACAATTTATCTCTGCATCAGAGGTCCTCCATTTAAATCTTCGTCTCTCAATATCGCCCGAATGGAAAATAAAGCCACGTTCTTCCTTTGAATAATTGAGAGGGGCATCATTAGAAATTGATTTCATCTAAACCTAGGTGTCTTAGGGTGGTTTGGGAgggaggtgcttaaaaaaaaagcacccatgacaAAAAGCAGTGAGAGTTTTAGacgtttggtaaactaaaaaaaaaggcttattttggaaactgctgtgagaataagctgaaatcaaaggaaaagctgaagcatctatttgcagctttagaaaactggttttttttcaaatcacacagagctacagtgctcctttaatgaaaagacccactatcagactgtttttttttttcaaaagcacttttacaaaaaagtttaccaaacactctgctgatttatttcacaaccgcttattctcacagcaactttttttcaaagcacaacaataccaaactagcccttaaaactcttttttttattcactaaaacaaaacaagttttCCTTTGTGCTAATCCTAGCATTAGGGTATAATTACTTGTTGGAATTGGATTCATGATAACTTAATCAGGTACGTACACGTAGTTGTATATACACATATCTACTTCTTCAAGAAATTGTTTCCAAAAAggcaaagaaaatgaaaagccAATGGATATTCATATTCTCATTACCAACTTAGgcatatatttattt
This genomic interval from Malus domestica chromosome 05, GDT2T_hap1 contains the following:
- the LOC139196498 gene encoding uncharacterized protein gives rise to the protein MGWRHPQISMEEVVNLIKGFVDILILLSGYQSSGRIAHWDSQNVKKAFQWGLFFEQVFGSFSCSDDYASSVEELDAALSEMTSAASFPKGLAHLSSDTLAKARRFVLEHLIHTLPLRDVHLRALLTATVELDLEELSETEHDFLNAYFNKLKSQNTLLDQRIAPATTTENCGSDGFTRYVVQELLRRWSAASFITSVEAGLDVLSQSVRHSNWSEFDDNLLKEQLKHENAPEIVEWLLGSMTWNRWKSKNLSYFLDKRTIRLVSGASMIFSAPKIQWVQIFERLNLNISAGSSDDGLCETIELLLLGCVTSRWTSLIEYLMSISHDYKNILEQYNEVCNLLHGRSTDLKSKQEATCTKGSDILEYLSGFLGNQMHQLWKVSPVLAAVAIPSWSPLFRFYLSEIQIQFQGDFSTMRCCNCANDKKEHNDCELAERIWCLYIFHVNCSHVA